Within the Atribacterota bacterium genome, the region GGAGGATATTTTACCTGTATTTAAATTATCAATCTAAGTAAAAGATCTGCCTATATATTCCCCATATTCAAATTTAGATAATCCCCAAAGACTTACCAGCCTTTTCAAAAATGGACAAGGCTTTTTTTATATCTGCTGAGGAATGAGCAGCCAGCACATGAGCTCTCAATCTATTAGTACCTCGGGGAACAGCTGGAAATAGGATAGGACAGATAAAGATTCCTTCTTCATTGACCTTTTTACATAATTGGAGAGTTTTTTCTTCATCTCCCACCATAATAGGAACTATCGCTGTTTCACTATTGCCAGTATTGTAACCCATATTCTGTAACCCTTCTCTAAACTGTTTAATATTATTTTGTAATTGTTCTATTAATTCTGGCTCACTTTCAATAACCTCAAAACAAGCCTTGGCAGCCATCACAGCTACAGGAGGAAGACTGGCAGAAAATATGAAGGGGCGAGAGCTTAATTTAAGATAATTAATTAAATCTTTATCCCCGGCCAAATACCCACCAATAGAGGGTATAGTCTTGCTTAAAGTTCCCATAAAGATATCTACTGAATTTTCTAAGCCAAAGTGTTCCTCAATACCATGTCCGGTCTTGCCAATAACTCCTATAGAATGCGCTTCATCTACCATAAGTTTAGCTTTATATTTCTTAGCCAACTGAGATATTTCAGGTAAATTAGCAATATCACCATCCATACTATAAACAGCATCAACTACTATAAGTTTATTCTGGTAGTTTTCAGACTGTGCTAATATATTTTCTAGGCTCTTCATATTATTATGTAAAAAACTACGGTGAGTAGCTCCTGATAGTAAACAACCATCAATTATGCTGGCATGATCCAACTTATCCATAATAACTAAATCACTCCTCTGGCAAAGGGTAGTAATAGCAGCTAAATTAGTAACATAGCCACTGCTATAGGTTATGGCATCTTCGGTCTTTTTAAATTGAGCAATCTTTTCTTCCAACTCTTCATGAGCCCTGGTAGTACCTGCTAAAAGACGTACCCCTGCAGCTCCGGTTCC harbors:
- a CDS encoding pyridoxal phosphate-dependent aminotransferase family protein; translated protein: MDILLERKEKRMVIPLEQRIRETNERARRMKENKSFFYLKSIEGISGARTQIEGREMIMFASYNYLGLISHPKVKEAAKKAIDEYGTGAAGVRLLAGTTRAHEELEEKIAQFKKTEDAITYSSGYVTNLAAITTLCQRSDLVIMDKLDHASIIDGCLLSGATHRSFLHNNMKSLENILAQSENYQNKLIVVDAVYSMDGDIANLPEISQLAKKYKAKLMVDEAHSIGVIGKTGHGIEEHFGLENSVDIFMGTLSKTIPSIGGYLAGDKDLINYLKLSSRPFIFSASLPPVAVMAAKACFEVIESEPELIEQLQNNIKQFREGLQNMGYNTGNSETAIVPIMVGDEEKTLQLCKKVNEEGIFICPILFPAVPRGTNRLRAHVLAAHSSADIKKALSIFEKAGKSLGII